CCGACGTCATGCCAGCACGCTCGCAGCGCCCCAACCACCGGCTGCGTCATCCTCCGACGGTCTCTGCCTTTGTTGTCAAATGACTAAAAAATTGGTTAGGTAATTAACCTAGTTGTTTTACAACAAAGCAAAATGGATCCTACGGTCCTGCAGTTGCCGGGCGAGCGCGTATGAAGATCGCGGCGTCCCGATAAGGACGACGATTTCGATCGTCGCGGCCCGTCGATCGTGAGTACCGAGACAAATTGAAAAAGAAAACGCAGGCCTCCACTCCCGGCCATTCCGGGTCTGCCGCGACTGCTTCAGCGCAGCGAGCGGAGAAGGGCAACTTTGTTGCGCCCGCAACGACACCTACGCAGCAGGGGCCGCAGGGCATCCGTTTCGACTTCAACGACGGATGCCGGGTGGTGTTGCCTGAGGGAAATGGGAATTGGTTCGTGCGCCTGCGTGATGCCGAGACTCACAACACGCTCTTCGAAACGACGCTCACGGCCGGATGTGTCGCGAGCAGCAAGAAGTATTACGTGCCGTTCGAGATCGAGGTGCGCAGCGGCGATGTCGAGGTCATGCGTCACCGGCTCGATTTGAACGGCAAGCGTGTGCTGATCCAATTTCCAGTGGGCACGCTGGGCGATCTGATCGCGTGGTTTCCTTATGCGGCGAAATTTGCCTTGCAACATCAGGGCTGCGTGGTGACGTGCTCGATGGGCGCGCCGCTGATCGCGCTATTCGAGGGCAACCACCCAGACATCACGTTCGTGACGCCCGAAGAGGTCGATCCCGGCCAGTTCTACGCCACCTACAACATCGGCCTTTTCTTCACCGACGAAGCGAGCGTTCATCAGCCCTGCGACTTTCGTCACGTGGGCCTGCATCGCACGGCCGGTTATATCCTCGGCGTCGATCCCGCGGAAATCCCGCCGCAGATCGAGCTGCCCGACGAGTCACGCCCGATCCCCGAAAAATATGTCTGCATTGCGGCGCAAAGCACGACCCAATGCAAGTACTGGAACAACCCGACCGGCTGGCGCGAGCTCGTGCAGTTTCTTAAGGACCACGGCTACCGCGTGATCTGCATCGATCAGAAGGCCACCCACGGTATGGGCACGGTATGGAATCACATTCCGTACGGCGCGGAGGATGAGACCGGCGACAAGCCGCTCGCCGAGCGCGCGCGCTGGCTCAAGCATGCCGATTTTTTCATTGGCCTGAGCAGCGGCCTGTCGTGGCTTGCGTGGTCGATGGGTACGCCCGTCGTGATGATCAGCGGCTTCACGCATCCCACCAACGAATTCCACACGCCGTATCGCGTGATCAACTACCACACGTGCAATAGCTGCTGGAACGACGTGCGCGTGTCGTTCGACCACAAGGATTTTCTATGGTGTCCGCGCCACGCCGGTACGCCGCGGCAGTTCGAATGCACGCGACTCATCACGACTGAGCAGGTCGAGCAGGTGATCCGGCGCATTCCCGCTTTCGGAACGTAATCGAAAAGCAGAAGCGGTGTCGCGCCCTCGGACGGATACGGTCGTCGGG
The sequence above is a segment of the Trinickia acidisoli genome. Coding sequences within it:
- a CDS encoding autotransporter strand-loop-strand O-heptosyltransferase, with translation MKKKTQASTPGHSGSAATASAQRAEKGNFVAPATTPTQQGPQGIRFDFNDGCRVVLPEGNGNWFVRLRDAETHNTLFETTLTAGCVASSKKYYVPFEIEVRSGDVEVMRHRLDLNGKRVLIQFPVGTLGDLIAWFPYAAKFALQHQGCVVTCSMGAPLIALFEGNHPDITFVTPEEVDPGQFYATYNIGLFFTDEASVHQPCDFRHVGLHRTAGYILGVDPAEIPPQIELPDESRPIPEKYVCIAAQSTTQCKYWNNPTGWRELVQFLKDHGYRVICIDQKATHGMGTVWNHIPYGAEDETGDKPLAERARWLKHADFFIGLSSGLSWLAWSMGTPVVMISGFTHPTNEFHTPYRVINYHTCNSCWNDVRVSFDHKDFLWCPRHAGTPRQFECTRLITTEQVEQVIRRIPAFGT